A portion of the Macaca mulatta isolate MMU2019108-1 chromosome 4, T2T-MMU8v2.0, whole genome shotgun sequence genome contains these proteins:
- the LOC709077 gene encoding PSME3-interacting protein yields MDGGDDGNLVIKKRFVSEAELDERRKRRQEEWEKVRKPEDPEECPEEVYDPRSLYERLQEQKDRKQQEYEEQFKFKNMVRGLDEDETNFLDEVSRQQELIEKQRREEELKELKEYRNNLKKVGISQENKKEVEKKLTVKPIETKNKFSQAKLLAGAVKHKSSESGHSVKRLKPDPEPDDKNQEPSSCKSLGNTSLSGPSIHCPSAAVCIGILPGLGAYSGSSDSESSSDSEGTINATGKIVSSIFRTNTFLEAP; encoded by the coding sequence ATGGATGGAGGGGATGATGGTAACCTTGTTATCAAAAAGAGGTTTGTGTCTGAGGCAGAACTAGATGAACGGCGCAAAAGGAGGCaagaagaatgggagaaagttcGAAAACCTGAAGATCCAGAAGAATGTCCAGAGGAGGTTTATGACCCTCGCTCTCTGTATGAAAGACTACAGGAACAGAAGGACAGGAAGCAGCAGGAGTATGAGGAACAGTTCAAATTCAAAAACATGGTAAGAGGCTTAGATGAAGATGAGACCAACTTCCTTGATGAGGTTTCTCGACAGCAGGAACTAATAGAAAAGCAACGAAGAGAAGAAGAACTGAAAGAACTGAAGGAATACAGAAATAACCTCAAGAAGGTTGGAATTTCTCAAGAGAACAAGAAGGAAGTGGAAAAGAAACTAACTGTGAAGCCCATAGAAACCAAGAACAAGTTCTCCCAGGCAAAGCTGTTGGCAGGAGCTGTGAAGCATAAGAGCTCAGAGAGTGGCCACAGTGTGAAAAGACTGAAACCAGACCCTGAGCCAGATGACAAGAATCAAGAGCCCTCATCCTGCAAGTCTCTCGGAAACACTTCCCTGAGTGGCCCCTCCATCCACTGCCCCTCTGCTGCAGTCTGTATCGGCATCCTCCCGGGCCTGGGCGCCTACTCTGGGAGCAGCGACTCCGAGTCCAGCTCAGACAGCGAAGGCACCATCAATGCCACCGGAAAGATTGTCTCCTCCATCTTCCGAACCAACACTTTCCTCGAGGCCCCCTAG